TGGTCGGTGCGCGTGCCGCGGCGCCTCCAGGAGCTCCGTCTCGACCTGGCCAAGGCCGGCGACGAGCTGGCCCAGCGGCTCGACCGCGCCCCCACCGTCGGCGAGTTGGCCAAACGGCTGGACATCAGCCCGGCCGAGGTGGTCGAGGGCATGGCCGCGAGCAACGCGTACACCGCGAGCTCGCTGGACGCCCAGCCGGAGGAGGACGACTCCGAGGGCGCGCTGGCGGACCGGATCGGATACGAGGACCACGGGCTCGAAGGCATCGAGTACGTCGAGTCCTTGAAGCCGCTGATCGCCGATCTGCCTGCCCGCGACCGGAAGATCCTCTCCCTGCGCTTCGTGGCCAATATGACGCAGTCGGAGATCGGTGAGGAGCTGGGCATCTCCCAGATGCATGTCTCGCGGCTGCTGTCGCGCACCCTCCGTCGGCTCCGCAAGGGTCTGATGATCGAGGAGTGACGCCTCCGCAGACGGATAAGGGCCCGCCCCCGGATCGCCCGGGACGGGCCCTTATCCGTGTGCTCTGCGCCTATGCCTATGCGTGTGCCTATGCGTGTCTCCGCCGTGCCGTCAGACCAGGGTGCCCTCGTGCCACACCGCCGAGACCAGGGGCACGCCGGGGCGGTAGGCGAGGTGCACATGGGACGGGGCGTCCAGCAGCGCCAGATCGGCGCGGGCGCCCGGGCTCACCCGGCCCACGTCGGTACGGCGCAGGGCCCGCGCCCCACCGGCCGTGGCGGCCCACACCGCCTCGTCCGGCGTCATCCCCATCTCCCGCACGGCCAGGGCGACGCAGAACGGCATGGAGCTGGTGAAGGACGAGCCCGGGTTGCAGTCCGGGGACAGGGCGACCGTGACGCCCGCGTCGAGCAGCCGGCGCGCGTCCGGATAGGTCGAGCGGGTGGAGAACTCCGCGCCCGGGAGCAGGGTGGCCACCGTCTCGCCCTGGGCCAGCGCGTCGACGTCCTGCTCGGTCAGATGGGTGCAGTGGTCGGCTGAGGCGGCGCCCAGCTCGACCGCCAGTCGCACCCCGGGGCCGTAGGAGAGCTGGTTGGCGTGGACCCGCGGGATCAGCCCGCGCTCCTTGCCCGCGGTCAGGACGGCGCGGGCCTGGTCGCCGTCGAAGGCGCCCTGTTCGCAGAAGACGTCGATCCAGCGGGCGTGCGGGGCGCAGGCGTCCAGCATCGGGCCGGTGACCAGATCCACGTACCCGGCCGGGTCGTCGGCGAACTCGGGGGCGACGATATGCGCCCCGAGGAAGGTCACCTCGTCGGTGTGGGCACCGGCGATGGTCAGGGCGCGGGCCTCGTCCTGCGAGGTCAGCCCGTAGCCGGACTTGATCTCGACGGTCGTGGTGCCCTGGCGGCGCGCCTCGGCCACATAGCGGCCCACGTTGGCGTGCAGCACGTTGTTCGAGGCGGCGCGGGTGGCGGCCACGGTGGTGCGGATCCCGCCCGCGCTGTACGGGCGGCCGGACATCCGGGCGTTGAACTCCTCGGTCCGGTCGCCCGCGAAGACCAGATGGGAGTGGGAGTCCACAAAGCCCGGAATGGCGGCCCGGCCACCGGCGTCGACCCGGTTGTCGGTGGCGGGTGCTTTGCTGGACTCACCGACCCAGGCGATGCGGTCGCCGTCGATGACGACGGCCGCGTCCCGGATCAGGCCGAGGGGGCCTTCACCGAGGGAGGGGTCATTGGTGACCAGAGTGGCGATGTCGGTGATGGCCGTCGTGGGCGTCGCGGTCGTCATCGTGGGGGTGCTCTCCTTCGTCGGCCGTGCCGGTAGCGGCCGGGTCACGGTCCGTGCAGGGCTTCGATGGCCTCGGCCAGCGCTTGCGGCACACGCGGGACGAGCTGATGGGCGCCGTCCCGTACGACATGGCGGCCGCCGACCACGGTGTGCCGGACATCCGCGCTGGTCGCCGCGAATACGGCGGTCTCCGCGCCCAGCCGGGGCGGCGGTCCCGCGGTGCGCACCGAGTCCAGCGCGATCGTGGTGAGGTCGGCGAGCGCCCCCACCTCGATCCGGCCCGCCTCCGCGCCCCAGCCGAGCGCCGCATGGCCGTCCGCGGTGGCGGCCCGCAGCAGCTGGGCCGCGGTCCAGTGGCCCCGGGCGCGGGTGCGCAGCCGCTCGTCCAGCTCCATGGCGCGGGCCTCCTCCAGGATGTCGATCACGGCGTGGCTGTCGCTGCCCAGCGAGAGCGGTGAGCCCGCGCTCTGGAGCTCGACGGCCGGGCCGATCCCGTCGGCGAGGTCACGCTCGGTGGTCGGGCACATACAGACACCGGTGGCGGTGTGGCCCAGCAGCCGGATGTCGCCCGGGGTGAGATGGGTGGCGTGCACGGCGGTGGTCCGCGGGCCCAGCACCCCGTGGTCGGCGAGCAGCCGGGTGGGGGTGAAGCCGTGAGCCTCCACACAGGCGTCGTTCTCCGCCGTCTGCTCGGAGAGATGCACGTGCAGGGGCGCCGTGTGCTCGTCGGCCCAGCCGGACACGGTCGCCAGCTGATCGACGGGGACGGCCCGCACCGAGTGGATCGCCGCGCCGATGCGGGTGTTGCCGTCACCCTTCAGCCCGGAGACCCGCTCGGCCCAGGCTTCGGCGGTGCCGTCGGAGAAGCGCAGCTGGTGCTCGTTGGGCTCGGCCCCGAAACCGGAGGAGAGATAGCAGGTGTCGAGCAGGGTGATCCGGATACCGGCCTCGGCCGCGGCCGCGATCAGGGCCTCCCCCATCGCGTTGGGGTTGCCGTAGCGGGCGCCGCCGGGCGCGTGGTGGAGGTAGTGGAACTCCCCGACGCAGGTGATCCCGGCCATGGCCATCTCGGCGTAGACGGCTCGGGCCAGCTCGAAGTAGCTGTCCGGGGTCAGCCGGTCGGCGACGCCGTACATCACCTCGCGCCAGGTCCAGAAGGAGTCCGGCGCGCCGCCCTTGCGCTGCTGGTCGGCCTGGCCGTTCGCCTCGTCTCCGGTCTCGGCTCCCGTCTTGCCGCCGTTTTCGCCGTCCGCCGCGCCGTTCGTCCTGCCGTTCGTCCTGCCGTCCGCCTGGACGACTCCGCGCAGGGCCCGGTGGAAGGCGTGGCTGTGGGCGTTGGCCAGGCCGGGGAGCGTCAGACCACGGAGGGTGACGGACCCGGCGGGCGGCCGCGGGCTCCCGGGCACCACCGCCGTGATCCGCCCATTGGCCGCGGCCACGATCACCACGTCCGACCGCACGCTTCCGTCCACCCAGGCGTGCTCCGCCCAGTACGTCTGCGCCGTCAGTGACACGCCAGGCCCTCCAGTACCTCCGCGAGTGCGGCCACACCGGCGAGGCAATCGTCCTCGCCCGCCGTCTCCGCGGGTGAATGCGAGACGCCGGTGGGGTTCCTTACAAACAGCATGGCCGTCGGAACCGACGCGGACAAAATGCCGGCGTCGTGCCCGGCCCCGGTGGGGAGGATCGGAACGCCGCCGAGCAGGCCCGAGAGCTGGTCACGCAGGTCGTGGGCGAACTCCACGACCGGGGTGAAGGACTCCCGGGTGACCCGGACGTCCACTCCGTCGCGCTGTCCGCGCTCGACCGCGGCACGCTCGATCTCGCCGACCACGGCGGCCAGGGTCTCCTCGTCGGCCGCGCGCGAGTCCAGCCAGCCGCGGACCAGGCTCGCGATCGCGTTGACCCCGTTGGGCTCGACGCTGACCTTGCCGAAGGTCGCCAGCGCCCCGGCGAGCTTCGCCTTCTTACGGGCGGCGAGGACGGTGTTGGCGTAGGTGAGCATCGGATCGCGGCGGTCCTCGATCCGGGTCGTCCCGGCGTGGTTGGCCTCGCCGTGGAAGTCGAACCGCCAGCGGCCGTGCGGCCAGATCGCGGAGGCGACGCCCACGGGGTTCTTCGTATCGTCCAGGGCCCGCCCCTGCTCGATGTGGAGCTCGACGAACGCGCCGATGCGGGCCAGCCGCTCCGGGTCCGGGCCGATGGCGTCCGGGTCGTAACCGGCGCGCTCCATCGCCCGGGGGAGGCTCAGCCCGTCCGCGTCGCGCAGCTCATGCGCCTGCGCGACGCTGAGCTGCCCGCTCGTCAGCCGGGAGCCGACACAGGCCAGGCCGAAGCGGGCGCCCTCCTCGTCGCCGAAGTTGACGATGGCGAGCGGTTTGGTGGGGTGGGCGCCGCGTGCTCGTAGCTCGTCGAGGGCGGCGAAGGAGGAGACGACGCCCAGCGGGCCGTCGAAGGCGCCGCCGTCGGGGACGGAGTCCAGGTGCGAGCCGGTGACGATGGCGTCTCCGGCTTCCGGGTCGCCGAGCCAGGCCCATTGGTTGCCGTTGCGGTCCACTTCGTAGGTGAGGCCGCGGTTTTGGGCTTGTTCCTTGAACCACGTTCTACAGTCGGCGTCCGCTTCGGTCCAGGCGTAGCGGCGGTAGCCGTTTGTTGTTGTGTTGCGGCCGATGGGGGTCAGGTCGCGCCACATGTCGTGGAACGACGCGCTGGTCGTGCTGGGTGCGCCCACGGCCGTCTCAGCCTCCGTTTCGTGTGCGGGTGCGGCCCGGTGGTCGGGTTGTGCCCACCCGTCCCTCCCCCAGCTACCGCTGGGAGGTGCCCCCTCCGCGGAACGATTGCTCACAACGGTCACTCCGACTCCCTCATGGGGATCCTGACGTCTCGCTCGTCGGCTACTTCGTCCGCTCGGTCGTAGCCCGCGTCCACGTGGCGGATGACGCCCATGCCGGGGTCGTTCGTCAGGACGCGGCGGATCTTCTCGCCCGCGAGCGCCGTGCCGTCGGCGACCGTGACCTGGCCCGCGTGGATCGAGCGGCCCATGCCGACGCCGCCGCCGTGGTGGATGGAGACCCAGGAGGCGCCCGAGGCGACGTTGACCATGGCGTTGAGCAGCGGCCAGTCGGCGATCGCGTCCGAGCCGTCCAGCATGGCCTCGGTCTCGCGGTACGGGGAGGCCACCGAGCCGCAGTCCAGGTGGTCGCGGCCGATCGCCAGCGGTGCGGCGAGCGTGCCGTCGGCGACCATCTCGTTGAAGCGCTCGCCCGCCTTGTCGCGCTCGCCGTAGCCGAGCCAGCAGATACGGGCCGGCAGCCCCTGGAAGTGGACCCGCTCCTCCGCCATCTTGATCCAGCGGGCCAGCGACTCGTTCTCCGGGAAGAGCTCCAGGATCGCCTTGTCCGTGGCCGCGATGTCCTTCGGGTCGCCGGACAGGGCCGCCCAGCGGAACGGGCCCTTGCCCTCGCAGAAGAGCGGCCGGATGTAGGCGGGGACGAAGCCGGGGAAGGCGAAGGCGCGCTCGAAGCCCGCCAGCTTGGCCTCGCCGCGGATCGAGTTGCCGTAGTCGAAGACCTCGGCGCCCGCGTCCATGAAGCCGACCATGGCCTCGACGTGCTTGGCCATGGACTCGCGCGCCCGCTGGGTGAAGTCGGCGGGCTTCTCGGCGGCGTAGGAGGCCATCTCGTCGAAGTCCACGCCGACCGGCAGATACGACAGCGGGTCGTGGGCGCTGGTCTGGTCGGTGACGATGTCGATCGGGGCGTTCATCGCGAGGAGCTGCGGGACCAGCTCGGCCGCGTTCCCCAGCACACCGATCGACAGGGGGCGCCGGGCGTCCCGGGCCTCGGTCGCGAGCTGGAGCGCGTGGTCCAGGCTGTCGGCGCGGACGTCCAGGTAGCGGTGGTCGATACGGCGCTCGATGGCGCGCGGATCGCAGTCGACGCAGATCGCGACGCCGTCGTTCATGGTGACCGCCAGCGGCTGGGCGCCGCCCATGCCGCCGAGGCCCGCGGTGAGGGTGATCGTCCCGGCCAGGGTGCCGCCGAACTTCTTCGCGGCGACCGCGGCGAAGGTCTCGTACGTGCCCTGGAGGATGCCCTGGGTGCCGATGTAGATCCAGGAGCCGGCGGTCATCTGGCCGTACATGGTCAGGCCCAGCGCCTCCAGGCGGCGGAACTCCTCCCAGTTGGCCCAGTCGCCGACCAGGTTGGAGTTGGCGATCAGCACCCGCGGCGCCCACTCGTGGGTCTGCATGACGCCCACGGGACGGCCCGACTGGACCAGCATCGTCTCGTCCTGCTTCAGCGTGCGCAGGGTGCGGACCATGGCGTCGAACGAGCGCCAGTCGCGGGCCGCCTTACCGGTGCCGCCGTAGACGACGAGCTTGTCGGGGTGCTCGGCGACCTCCGGATCGAGGTTGTTCTGGAGCATCCGCAGGGCGGCTTCCTGCTGCCACCCCCGGGCGCTGAGCTCTGCACCACGCGGCGCCCGTACGAGTCGCGGTCCTGTCATGGGCCAAGCCTCCCTGTGCCATCAACTGGTTCGACTGCATGGACTGCAGCGACTGGATCGAGTTATTCACATCTTGATGCCGATGAATATGACTAGTCAATACCGTGGGGTTCCGCATACGCCCAGGTGGTTCCGCGGCGCGGGCTCCCCGTGCTGGTCACGGCCGACCCGCGCCGGGCCGCGGGGTAGCGTCACCAGGTCGTGTCCCCACGCCCGCCGAGGAGCCCTTCGTGTCCCTCCCCGCCACCCACCGCGAGGTCCGTCTGGCGGCCCTGCCCGACGGGGAGCTCACCCCCGGTCACTTCGAGGTCGTCACCGCTCCCGTCCCCGCCCCCGGCCCCGGTCAGGTGCTGGTGCGCAACCGGCTGATGAGCGTCGCCGCCGTGATGCGCCCGCTCACGCTCGCCGACCCGGACGCCTTCGGCCTGCCCCAGCTGCTGCACAAGGCCGGTGAGGTGATGCGGGGCGCGGCCCTCGGCGAAGTGGTCCGGGCGCCGGGCACGGACCTCGCCCCCGGCACCCTCGTCCGCCACCGCGCGGGCTGGCGCGAGTACGCGGTCCTGAACGCCCCCGAGGTCTCGCCCGTCGACCCCGAGGTGCTGCCGGACCCCGCGGCCCATCTCTCGCAGGGGTTCACCGCCTGGCTGGGGGTGGTGCGCGGGGCCGGGGTGCGCCGTGGCGACACGGTGTTCGTCACCGGCGCGGCGGGCGGAGTGGGCTCCCTGGCCGGGCAGTTCGCCCGGCTGCACGGCGCAGCGCGGGTCATCGGCTCCACCGGCTCCCGGCACAAGGCCGACCGGCTGACGCGGGAGCTGGGCTATGACGCGGTCGTGCTGCGCGGCGCCGGATCGATCGAGGAACAGCTGCGCGCGGCCGCCCCCGACGGCATCGACGTCCTCTTCGACACCGTCGGCGGCGAACAGCTGCGGGCCGCCCTGGCCCTGGCCCGCCGCAACGCCCGGTTCGCCCTGGTCGGCGCGCTGGCCGCACAGCTCTCCGACGACGCGCTGGCCCCGACCGCGATCAGCACCCTGGCCCTGATCACCCGGAGCATCACACTGCGCGGCATCAGCGCGGTGGACCACCAGGACGCCATGCCCGGGTACCTGAGCGAGTTCGGCCGGGCGCTGCGCGAGGGCGCGCTCACCTACCCGTACACCCGGCTGACGGGGATCGACCAGGCGCCGGGCGCGCTGTGCGAGCTGGTGGCGGGCCGCCATCTCGGAGCGGTGCTGGTGGAGCTGTAGGGCCGGGTCGGCCCGGCTCCGGGGGCCGCGCTCCCGGCGACCGCACGACCCCGCCCCCGGAGCGCCCCCCGCGGAGCTGGTCCGCGGCCGTTCCGGATGGTTGGCTGAAAGCATGACGTCGAAAGCGGTTGCGATGGCCACCCGGCGCGAACAGGCCGTACGGGCGGCCGTGGAACAGCGGCTGCTCGGCCCGGACCAGCCCGTCGTGGGGCTGCTGGACGTGGCCGGGATCCGCTCCGCGGCCGCCGGGCTGCGCGCGGCCTTCGAGGAGGTCGTGGCGCCCGGCACGCCCATCCTGCACGCCTTCGCGGTCAAGGCCGCCGCGCTCGTCCCCGTCCTGCGGCTGCTGGCCGACGAGGGCCTGGGCTGCGAGGTGGCCAGCCCGGGCGAGCTGGCGCTGGCCCGCGCGGCGGGGGTGACGCCCGACCGCATCGTCCTGGACTCCCCCGCCAAGACCACCGCCGAGCTGCGCGAGGCCCTCGACCTGGGCATCGCCGTCAACGCCGACAACCCCCAGGAGCTGGAGCGGCTCGACGCGCTGGTGGGGCACCGCGCCGCCCCGCCCCCGCCCCTGGGCCTGCGGGTCAACCCCCAGGTGGGCGGCGGCAGCATCGACGCGATGAGCACCGCCACCGCGACCTCCAAGTTCGGCGTGGCCCTCCAGGACCCGGGGGCGCGCGCGTGGGTTGTGCGCGCCTTCGCCGAGCGCCCCTGGCTGACCCGGCTGCACGCGCACGTCGGCTCCCAGGGCTGTCCGCTGGAGCTGATGGCGGCGGGCATACGGGCGACCTACGAACTGGCCGAGGAGATCAACGAGGCGGTCGGCCGGCGGCAGATCGACGCCCTCGACATCGGCGGCGGCCTCCCGGTGAACTTCACCTCCGACGAGGTCACCCCCGGCTTCCGGGAGTACGCCCGGCTGCTGCGGGCCACCGTGCCGGGGCTCCTCGACGGGCGGTACAAGCTGGTGACCGAGTTCGGACGGTCCCTGCTCGCCAAGTCCGGCCTGGTGCTGGCCCGGGTCGAATACACCAAGTCCGCGGGCGGCCGTCCGATCGCGGTCACCCACGCGGGCGCCCAGCTCGCCACCCGTACGGTCTTCGCCCCCGAGGCTTGGCCCCTGCGGGTCCTGGCCTACGACGCGGAGGGCCGCCCCAAGGCCGAGACCGGCGACGGCCCGGTCCCCCAGGACATCGCCGGTCCCTGCTGCTTCGCGGGCGACCTGGTCGCCCGCGACCGGCCACTGCCGGAGCTGGCGATGGGCGATCTGGTCGCCCTGCTGGACACCGGCGCGTACTACTTCTCCAACCACTTCGCCTACAACAGCCTGCCCCGCCCGGGGATCTACGGCTTCGACGCGACGAGCCCCGACGGCGATGTGCGCTTCGCGACGGTACGGGAGCCGCAGACGGTGGACGAGATCGTGTCCGAGAGCGGCGCGAAGCATGCGCTGGGCCTGAGCCGGTTGCGGTAGGGCGCGGGGCGCCCAGGCTGTGGGGCGCCCAGGCTGTGCTTGGGCTGTGGGGCGCCCAAGCTGTGCCCAGGCTGTGGGGCCCAGAAGTCCGCCGTACACGTGACGCTTTCGTCTGGGCCGGCGTTGATTGAGCATCGGGTCAGGTGGGGGCGGGCGCGGGCCACGTCGCCGGCCACCGGCCAGTGGGGGCGAAGCCCGGTGGCGGCCTCCGTGACCCGGAGCCGAGGCCGCTGCCGGACTGCGGGCCCCGCGTGGCCCGGCCGCCCGGAGGCGATCGGTCGCTGCCCAGACCGCGCTCCCGGATGGCTGGGCGCGTCACGCGTCGTGCCCGGTGGGGTACCCCCTTCAAGAAAACACTTGATCTGGCGCAACTAATTTGTCAAACGTTTTCGAGAGGGGTACCCCAACCCCACGGCAGTCCGGATCGGCGCGAAGCCCGGGCCGGAGGGGCGCCGCAACCGGGCCCGCCCCCACGGGCGGGCCGTCGGCGACGGACCCCGGCCAGGGCGCCCCCGCCCCCATGCTCAAAGGCGCCGAAGGCGCGAGACGGCGCCGCACCAACCCACGCCGCGCAACCCCGCCGGGGCAACCCCCTCAGGGGCAACCCTCAGCGCCAGGCACCCCTCAACGCCGAGCAACCCTCAGCGCCCGGCCCCCGCCATCGCGCGGGAGCGCCTCGCGCCACCCGGCCCCGCGTCACCGGCCACGATCCCCGTCGTCTGGTAGCCGTCCACCGCCTTGCCCGCCGGCCGCCCCCGGGGGACCCGCTCCGTGCGGACCCACAGCAGCACGTCGTGCGCGCGCTCCCAGCGGCCCAGCCACAGCGCCTTGGCCCACAGCCCGGCGCCCAGCCCCGCCAGCAGCATCCCGCCCGCCGCCGGAACGGCGAAGGACGAGCCCATCGCGGCGAGGAAGGCCAGCAGCAGCCACCACCGCAGGGCGCGCCGCCGGGTCCTTACGGTCACCGCGCGGTCCTGGAGGAAGACCGCCTTGCCCGCGCGCGAGGCGTCGCGCGCCAGCTCCAGATACCGCTTGCGGCGCACCACGAACACCACGGCCCCCGCGACCAGGAAGAGCGCCGCCCCGGCGAGCACTCCGATCCGTCGCCCGGTCAGCCCCGGCACCAGTGCCCCGACCCCCGCGGCCAGCACACCGGGCCACCACAGCCACCCCGCGGGAGCCCTCACGATCACCGCCACCCGTGCCAGCGCATACGCCCCGCGCCCCACGACCGACCTCCTCACGCCTGGTGAATTCCGGAAGAAATCCCTGTCGAATCGAGGAATCTAGCCAGGATGCCTGAGAATTCGGTGAGAGGAACGGGGGTTGGCACACAGAGCGGCCCGGAAGCCCGGCTCACTCCACGAACAGGCCCCGCTCCGCCGCCTTCGCGTCGAACTCCTCCAGCCGCGCCTGCGCGTCCGGCAGCGCGTCGCACATCGCCTCCAGCAGCACCCGCCCCAGCAGCATCGGCGCGCACGCGGTGTCGAAGGCGAGGCCCGTGCCGACCGCCGCGGGCAGCAGCAGATCGCTGTGGCGGGCGACCGGGGCGAAGGCGCTGTCGGCGACGGTGACCACGGTCAGGCCCACCTCCCGGGCGTACTCCAGACCCTCCACGAGCTCGCGCGGATGCCGCGGCAGCGCGAAGCACAGCAGCGCCGTCGCACCCGCCCGCTTCGCCGCGTCCACGCGGTCGTCGAGCATCGTGCCGCCCTCGTCGAGCAGCCGGACGTCCGGATGGACCTTGCGCGCGAAGTAAGTGAAGCCGCGGGCCTGCGCGGAGGCGGCGCGCAGCCCGAGGACCGGCAGCGGACGGGAGTCGGCGAGCAGCCGTCCGGCGCGGACGACGGGGGCGGGGTCGGCCAGCAGCGCGGCGAGATGGCGCAGATTGTCGATCTCGGACTGCACGGCCTGCTGGTACTCGTTGTACGACCCCTCGTCCGCCTCCGGCTCCGCGGGCGCGACATCGCGCAGATGCTTGCGCAGCGCCGGATAGCCGTCGAACCCGAGGGCGACCGCGAAGCGGGTCACGGACGGCTGGCTGACGCCCGCGAGCTCGGCCAGTTCGACGCTGGAGAGGAACGGCGCGTCCGCGGCCCGCCGCACCATGCAGTGGGCGATCCGCCGCTGGGTCGGGGTCAGCCGGTGGCCTTCGAAGAGCGCCTGGAGGCGGGCGGCGGTCGAGGCGCCGGAAGCGGCCGAGACGCCCGGCACCCCCGCCGACACCGCCGTGGCGCCCTCGTCCACCCGCGTCATCCGCGCACCGTCCACCCCGTCGCTCACCCCGTGTTCCGTACCCATCACGTCCTCCTGACCCTCGTACCCTCGTCCCTCAGGCCCCCGCCAGCCGGTCGAGCAACCGCGCGGCCACCGCCACATCCTCCGTCAACGGCCGGTCCTCCATCCGGGGATCGAGCACTTCCGACGCCAGGGCGAAGGCCACACCGGCCGGGAGCTCCGGGTCCGGCTCAAGCCCGCGCTGGCGCAACGCCCGTACGGCGGCGACGAGTTCACAGCCCAGGACCAGCCGGTAGTGGTCGGCCACCCGGAGTGTCTGGCGGGCGCCGAGCGAGGCGAAACTGGCCTGTTCCTCCACCCCGCGCGAGAGCACGGCGTGGCCCAGCGAGGCGGGGTGGGAGACCGCGCGCATCTCGCCGAGGGCCGCCCCCGCCGCGTATTCGAGGATCATCACGCCCGAGCTCGCGGGCGCGGCGTCGCCGAGGAAGGGGCGCAGCCGGGTGAAGTCGGGTTCGCTGAGCGCGGCGAGCCGGGCGGTGGAGAGCCGGGCGGTCTGGAGCGCGGCGAGCCGGAAGTGGTCCAGGGCGAGTGCGGTGTGCGCGGCGTAGAAGTTGCCGTGGTGGTAGGCGGCCTCGTCGGTGGAGCTGATCAGCGGGTTCTCGGCGGCGGCGTTGAACTCGACGGCCAGCACCCGCTCCAGCGCGTCCGCCGCGTCCAACGCCGGTCCGTGGATCTGCGGCAGACAGCGGAAGCCGTACGGGTCCTGTATGCGGCCCAGCGGCGGGGTGGGCCGGGGCGGGGCGCCGAGCAGGGCGCGCATCCGGGCTGCGGCCGCGACGGAGCCGGGGTGCGGCCGGGACGCGTGGACGGGTTCGGCGTACGCCTCGTACGAGCCGCCGACCGCGATCA
This genomic interval from Streptomyces asiaticus contains the following:
- a CDS encoding aromatic amino acid ammonia-lyase, producing MLSHMLDADHAAADGADGAEPRITLDGRSLRVVDVARLADRLSRPAAPDPTALALAERAWETADRLAATGRVYGRSTGVGANRTEDVGPADSDHGLRLLRSHAGAIGAQLPGREVRAMMAVRANQLLAGGAGLRPAVVTALVEGLDSGAHPVINEYGAVGTGDLAALAQTGLALVGEHPWDLTEAAPGRRAPDPITLDSNDALALISSNALTLGQSALALAELRRLLSASLAVAALSLIAVGGSYEAYAEPVHASRPHPGSVAAAARMRALLGAPPRPTPPLGRIQDPYGFRCLPQIHGPALDAADALERVLAVEFNAAAENPLISSTDEAAYHHGNFYAAHTALALDHFRLAALQTARLSTARLAALSEPDFTRLRPFLGDAAPASSGVMILEYAAGAALGEMRAVSHPASLGHAVLSRGVEEQASFASLGARQTLRVADHYRLVLGCELVAAVRALRQRGLEPDPELPAGVAFALASEVLDPRMEDRPLTEDVAVAARLLDRLAGA